AGCCGACGGTCTCACCGGCCGACACCGGTTTGCAGTAGCTGATCTGTGACTTCCAGCTGAGCGCGGGGCGCAGTTCGACCGGACGCGGGGTCTGCGCATCCGGGTAGTAGCCGTACGCCATGATGCCGGGACGCACCATGCCGAAATCGGTGGGATGGCCCAGCACGGCCGCCGAATTGGATGCGTGCACCAGTTCCACCGGTTCCAGACCCGCCGCTGCCCGGTCCTGCTGGATCTGCGTGGCGACGCCTTCGAGGGTGACGATCTGGCCGGCGGTGAACTCGTCCCCGGCCGGCTGATCGCTGATCGGGAAATGGGTGAACAGGCCCTGCAGCTTCAGGGCCGGGTCGGCTCCGATCGTGCGTGCCAGCCCGGCTGCATCGGCCGGAGAGCAACCGATACGCCGCATGCCGGTGTCGACGGCCATGTGCACCGCAAAGCCCTTGCCGCCGGCTCGGCCGACCGCGGCGGACACGGCTGCGATGCTCGCGGCGTCGATCACGGTAGGTGTGATCTCGAACGCGATGGCAGCGTCCAGTTCGTCATCGGTCAGGCACGGCGACAGCTTCAAGATGGGCTGGGTGATGCCGGCCTCGCGCAGCTCGATGCCCTCGGGGGTGGTGGCCACCCCGAACCAGTCGGCCAGGCCCAGCTTGGCCAGATGCCGTGAGACGGCAACCGCCCCGTGCCCGTAGCCGTCTGCTTTGACGGCCACCAGAACCTTGGCGCGCGGCGAGAGCTTGCGGGCCTGCTCAACGTTGT
The Brooklawnia propionicigenes DNA segment above includes these coding regions:
- the alr gene encoding alanine racemase; this translates as MYVTHVNVDLDAIAHNVEQARKLSPRAKVLVAVKADGYGHGAVAVSRHLAKLGLADWFGVATTPEGIELREAGITQPILKLSPCLTDDELDAAIAFEITPTVIDAASIAAVSAAVGRAGGKGFAVHMAVDTGMRRIGCSPADAAGLARTIGADPALKLQGLFTHFPISDQPAGDEFTAGQIVTLEGVATQIQQDRAAAGLEPVELVHASNSAAVLGHPTDFGMVRPGIMAYGYYPDAQTPRPVELRPALSWKSQISYCKPVSAGETVGYGRTWTAPVDSWVATVPVGYGDGFSRLNSNRGRMLVGGVSYPIVGRVCMDQTMLDLGPVVAGQPAPAEVGDEVVIIGQQGSESIDADELAALMGTISYEVTCLINKRVVRYYSE